In Pyrus communis chromosome 8, drPyrComm1.1, whole genome shotgun sequence, one genomic interval encodes:
- the LOC137743253 gene encoding receptor-like protein 2, translating to MPEASRITPYRVLFLFFVLSTSISTNHACKDADHNSLLSSFNTSSSRLNWSSSDCCHWEGIACDADGRVTHVLLPSKRLQGSISRSLGSLTHLSHLNLSHNLLSGPLEAGLFLSSSCLEILDLSYNLLSGKLPLFLSSTYIQILDLSNNQFNATIPSSFLQHAWNLSSLNVSKNHFTGQIPSSICLRSSSIRVLDFSNNDFNGSIPLGLGNCSKLETFRAGFNTLSGTLPSDLYKAQALHEISLPSNQLFGHISDNIVNLTSLTILEIYFNHLSGALPLHIGKLSKLKLMLLHLNNLEGPLPPSLMNCTNLIELNLGFNRFDGNISELNFSELDQLIKLDLVSNHFSGAMPKSLYSCKYLKAVRLGGNDLEGQIQPEILSLKYLSFLSLGRNRLANVTGAIHILMRLESLRVALLSHSFLGEELPDGDAMIGSGFQNLRLFSLSNCQLRGHIPVWMSKLKKLKVLDLSSNRLTGSIPPWLGSLPSLFFISLDNNLLSGGLPNELFSLQALVSEKPSAQTDSGDVELPIYMQRTEEFVPVLQYKYLSNVPPSIIFRNNSLSGNIHIEIGRLQNLHVLDLSFNNIVGNIPDEVSKLTNLERLDLSRNHLSGGIPASLSSLHFLASLSVAYNSLQGQVPLGTQLQGFDATAYEGNPGLCGFPLPNKCQQMNTSDTATKNMENEHDNGNEIPWFHISVALGFIVGFWGVCGPLVFSTSWRYAYFQFLSNVKDRFALHEISLPSNQLFGHISDNIVNLTSLTILEIYFNLSGALPLHIGKLSKLKLMLLHLNNLEGPLPPSLMNCTNLIELNLGFNRFDGNISELNFSELGQLIKLDLVSNHFSGAMRKSLYSCKYLKAVRLGGNDLEGQIQPEILSLKYLSFLSLGKNRLTNVTSAIHILMRLESLRVALLSYSFLGEELPEVDAMIGSEFQNLRLFGLSNCQLRGHIPVWMSKLKKLKVLDLSSNRLTGSIPPWLGSLHSLFFISLENNSLSGGLPKELFSLQALVSEKPSAQMDSGDVELPFYTQRTKEIVAPVLQYKYLSNVQPSVVFRNNSLSGNIPIEIGRLQNLHELDLSFNNIVGSIPDQVSKLTNLERLDLSKNHLSGGIPASLSSLHSLASLSVAYNNLQGHVQLGTRLQGFDATAYEGNPGLCGSPLPNKCQQMNTSDNATENMEDEHDNGNEIPRLHISVALGFIVGFWGDFGEFVAL from the exons ATGCCGGAAGCTAGTCGCATAACGCCTTATCGAGTCCTCTTCCTGTTTTTTGTGTTGTCTACTTCCATTTCTACAAACCATGCTTGCAAGGACGCAGATCACAACTCTCTTTTGTCATCTTTCAATACATCTTCTTCTCGTTTAAATTGGTCTTCCAGTGATTGTTGTCACTGGGAAGGCATCGCTTGTGATGCCGACGGTAGAGTAACACATGTTTTGTTGCCCTCTAAGCGGCTCCAAGGAAGCATTTCTCGCTCCCTTGGAAGCCTCACACATCTTTCGCACCTCAATCTCTCCCACAATCTGCTTTCCGGTCCTCTGGAAGCTGGACTCTTCTTGTCCTCGAGTTGCCTTGAAATCCTTGATTTGAGCTATAACCTTCTCTCCGGAAAATTACCTTTGTTTCTATCATCTACTTACATTCAAATACTGGATTTGTCGAACAATCAATTCAATGCTACAATTCCTTCTTCATTCCTCCAGCATGCCTGGAATTTGAGCAGTTTGAATGTCAGCAAAAATCATTTTACAGGCCAAATACCTTCCTCTATCTGTCTCCGTTCCTCTTCGATTAGAGTCTTGGATTTCTCCAATAACGATTTCAATGGTTCAATTCCCCTCGGACTAGGAAACTGTTCGAAATTGGAAACCTTTCGTGCGGGCTTCAATACTCTCTCTGGAACTCTTCCTAGTGATCTCTACAAAGCTCAGGCTCTTCATGAAATTTCGTTACCTTCCAATCAGCTTTTCGGTCACATTAGTGACAACATTGTCAACCTCACCAGCCTCACAATCCTAGAGATCTACTTCAATCATTTGAGCGGCGCGCTTCCTCTCCACATCGGGAAGCTGTCCAAATTAAAACTCATGCTCCTTCATCTCAACAATCTTGAAGGTCCTCTGCCCCCATCTTTGATGAATTGCACTAACCTTATCGAACTCAATCTTGGATTCAACCGTTTCGATGGAAATATCTCGGAGCTAAATTTTTCCGAACTTGATCAACTTATCAAACTTGATCTCGTGAGTAATCACTTCTCTGGCGCCATGCCAAAAAGCCTTTACTCATGCAAGTATCTGAAAGCAGTTCGCCTGGGCGGTAATGATCTAGAGGGACAAATACAACCCGAGATTCTTTCGTTGAAATACCTATCCTTCCTCTCGCTTGGTAGGAACAGACTCGCCAATGTGACCGGCGCTATACATATATTGATGCGTTTGGAAAGTCTCAGGGTGGCCTTACTTTCACATAGTTTTCTAGGTGAAGAACTGCCGGATGGTGATGCAATGATTGGTTCTGGGTTTCAAAATCTGCGCCTTTTTAGCTTATCGAACTGCCAACTTAGAGGTCATATTCCGGTGTGGATGTCAAAGCTCAAGAAACTCAAAGTCCTTGATTTGTCTTCTAACAGACTCACAGGCTCAATACCTCCTTGGTTGGGAAGTCTTCCTAGTCTTTTCTTCATAAGTTTGGACAACAACTTGCTTTCAGGGGGTCTTCCAAATGAGCTTTTCTCACTTCAAGCTCTTGTATCCGAGAAGCCTTCCGCTCAAACGGATAGTGGTGATGTCGAACTACCTATCTACATGCAGCGCACGGAGGAATTTGTGCCGGTGCTGCAGTACAAATATCTGTCCAACGTGCCGCCATCTATTATCTTCCGAAATAACAGTCTAAGTGGCAACATTCACATTGAGATAGGCCGGTTGCAAAACCTTCACGTGCTCGATCTCAGTTTCAACAACATAGTTGGCAACATCCCGGACGAGGTATCTAAGCTCACAAACTTGGAGAGATTAGACCTCTCAAGAAACCATCTGTCGGGTGGAATCCCAGCTTCACTATCAAGCCTTCATTTCTTGGCTTCACTTAGTGTTGCATACAATAGCCTCCAAGGACAAGTACCGTTAGGCACACAGCTCCAAGGCTTTGATGCCACTGCCTATGAGGGCAACCCGGGACTTTGCGGTTTCCCGCTTCCAAACAAATGCCAACAGATGAATACAAGTGATACTGCAACTAAGAACATGGAAAATGAACATGACAATGGGAACGAAATTCCATGGTTTCATATTTCAGTGGCTCTTGGTTTCATTGTAGGATTTTGGGGAGTTTGTGGCCCTCTAGTTTTCAGCACGTCTTGGCGATATGCGTATTTCCAATTTCTCTCTAATGTTAAAGATCGCTTC GCTCTTCATGAAATTTCGTTACCTTCCAATCAGCTTTTCGGTCACATTAGTGACAACATTGTCAACCTCACCAGCCTCACAATCCTAGAGATCTACTTCAATTTGAGTGGCGCACTTCCTCTCCACATCGGGAAGCTCTCCAAATTAAAACTCATGCTCCTTCATCTCAACAATCTTGAAGGTCCTCTGCCCCCATCTTTGATGAATTGCACTAACCTTATCGAACTCAATCTTGGATTCAACCGTTTCGATGGAAATATCTCGGAGCTAAATTTTTCCGAACTTGGTCAACTTATCAAACTTGATCTCGTGAGTAATCACTTCTCTGGCGCCATGCGAAAAAGCCTTTACTCATGCAAGTATCTGAAAGCAGTTCGCCTGGGCGGTAATGATCTAGAGGGACAAATACAACCCGAGATTCTTTCGTTGAAATACCTATCCTTCCTCTCGCTTGGTAAAAACAGACTCACCAATGTCACCAGCGCTATACATATATTGATGCGTTTGGAAAGTCTCAGGGTGGCCTTACTTTCATATAGTTTTCTAGGTGAAGAACTGCCGGAGGTTGATGCAATGATTGGTTCTGAGTTTCAAAATCTCCGCCTTTTTGGCTTATCGAACTGCCAACTTAGAGGTCATATTCCGGTGTGGATGTCAAAGCTCAAGAAACTCAAAGTCCTTGATTTGTCTTCTAACAGACTCACAGGCTCAATACCTCCTTGGTTGGGAAGTCTTCATAGTCTTTTCTTCATAAGCTTGGAGAACAACTCTCTTTCAGGGGGACTTCCAAAGGAGCTTTTCTCACTTCAAGCTCTTGTATCTGAGAAGCCTTCCGCTCAAATGGATAGTGGTGATGTCGAACTACCTTTCTACACGCAGCGCACGAAGGAAATTGTGGCACCGGTGCTGCAGTACAAATATCTGTCCAACGTGCAGCCCTCTGTTGTCTTCCGAAATAACAGTCTAAGTGGCAACATTCCCATTGAGATAGGCCGGTTGCAAAACCTTCACGAGCTGGATCTCAGTTTCAACAACATCGTTGGCAGCATCCCGGACCAGGTATCTAAGCTCACAAACTTGGAGAGATTAGACCTCTCAAAAAACCATCTGTCGGGTGGAATCCCAGCTTCACTATCAAGCCTTCATTCCTTGGCTTCACTTAGTGTTGCATACAATAACCTCCAAGGACATGTACAGTTAGGCACACGGCTCCAAGGCTTTGATGCCACTGCCTATGAGGGCAACCCGGGACTTTGCGGTTCCCCGCTTCCAAACAAATGCCAACAGATGAATACAAGTGACAATGCAACTGAGAACATGGAAGATGAACATGACAATGGGAACGAAATTCCACGGCTTCATATTTCAGTGGCTCTTGGTTTCATTGTCGGATTTTGGGGA GATTTTGGGGAGTTTGTGGCCCtctag
- the LOC137743695 gene encoding DEK domain-containing chromatin-associated protein 4-like — MARERGTSAQPWGTLEELLLVCAVNRHGTQSWDSVALEVGSRCSPTATTLLSADNCRDKFADIKRRFVSEDDDDGSSGSLGAMVDELRRLRVEELRREVRRRDVSIVSLELKVKRLVEERERSLKEDAGANRPSKDLKRRGGDQRDGSRENLAGKMNSGEDFGSDFNSDERENRSFNESNSTSQRGDAKGNGAAEKLAEGEQEEEPRTDGNEPDPIRAKIRSEPDRDCSVNGKLADDDDEDNQNNNKKGGDDTAKASRLGKSSELWESGGESKREGKRGGGGAAASRQQNSDVQSSASLSKRKRHRGRGGEGGGGSRSRSRSSSGEEAEGDEVSPATSKGVKQLKLVKSEPLMKVLKIICSHRLGSVFERRLRSQESERYKSLIRQHMDLHVIQSKINKGLYTEDCIPFFRDLLLLFNNAVVFFRKNSPEHNAAQELRSIVLKEMNDQLPNPQPATGTVTSNVPKIETKAPKIEPDAFEKPTKSSIVVCGKRGSVNALSEGGAKSRKGDKVEEKAKAANEKKADGAASVKVEDKGIRRRRTQERGGRRGTSTRGRNAAKPTKPHEYGINELSSHDGLEALEAEKEKKENRRKKQGAARFLKRMKQNSPSTEVKKETSDGSEDDSEESEDEKKKKKPTMRSRKKPEVERNERVTRSSTGSGGGRGGGRRCQESNGRGRRGVGRPPKRPETAAAEAGRRKRGRENGEADQVGSTGRRRKRTRR; from the exons ATGGCTAGGGAACGCGGAACGAGCGCGCAACCATGGGGGACGTTAGAGGAGCTCTTGCTAGTTTGCGCCGTGAACCGCCACGGCACCCAGAGTTGGGACTCCGTCGCCTTGGAGGTCGGGAGCCGCTGCTCCCCCACCGCGACGACGCTTCTCAGTGCTGACAACTGTAGGGACAAGTTCGCGGACATCAAGCGACGGTTCGTATCGGAAGACGACGACGACGGTTCGTCGGGGAGCCTGGGCGCGATGGTTGACGAGCTGCGGAGGCTGCGAGTTGAGGAGCTACGACGCGAGGTCCGCCGTCGCGACGTTTCGATCGT GTCGTTGGAGTTGAAGGTGAAGAGGTTGGTGGAGGAGAGGGAGCGGAGCTTGAAGGAGGATGCCGGGGCCAACCGTCCGAGCAAAGATCTCAAACGCCGCGGAGGCGATCAGCGGGATGGTTCGCGGGAGAACCTCGCCGGAAAAATGAACTCCGGCGAAGACTTCGGCTCGGACTTCAATTCCGACGAGCGCGAGAACCGATCCTTCAACGAGTCCAATTCGACGAGCCAAAGAGGCGATGCGAAAGGAAACGGCGCGGCGGAGAAACTGGCGGAGGGGGAGCAGGAGGAGGAGCCCAGAACGGACGGAAACGAACCAGATCCGATTCGGGCCAAAATCCGGTCCGAACCGGACCGGGATTGCTCTGTTAACGGTAAACTAGCAGACGATGACGACGAAGAcaatcaaaacaacaacaaaaaaggcGGCGATGATACGGCAAAGGCGAGTCGGCTCGGCAAGTCGAGCGAGTTGTGGGAATCGGGTGGCGAGTCGAAGCGGGAGGGAAAAAGAGGAGGTGGTGGCGCGGCGGCGTCGAGGCAGCAGAACAGCGACGTGCAGAGCTCGGCGAGCTTGTCGAAGAGGAAACGACATCGTGGCAGAGGAGGGGAGGGAGGAGGAGGGAGCAGGAGTAGGAGTAGGAGCAGCAGCGGCGAAGAGGCCGAGGGTGACGAAGTATCTCCCGCCACCAGCAAAGGGGTTAAGCAGCTCAAGCTGGTTAAATCTGAGCCGTTGATGAAGGTCCTCAAGATCATCTGCTCTCATCGGCTCGGCTCCGTATTCGAGCGGCGGCTTCGGAGTCAG GAATCAGAAAGGTACAAAAGTTTGATTCGGCAACACATGGACCTGCATGTGATTCAATCCAAGATTAACAAAGGCCTCTACACAGAGGATTGCATCCCATTCTTCCGCGACCTCCTCCTCCTATTCAACAACGCCGTCGTCTTCTTCCGCAAGAACTCTCCGGAGCACAACGCAGCTCAAGAGCTCCGCTCCATTGTGCTAAAGGAAATGAACGACCAGCTCCCGAACCCACAACCCGCGACCGGAACAGTAACATCCAACGTGCCCAAGATCGAAACCAAAGCTCCCAAGATCGAGCCCGATGCCTTCGAGAAACCCACCAAGTCTTCCATTGTTGTTTGTGGAAAGCGTGGTTCTGTCAATGCACTATCAGAAGGCGGTGCGAAGAGCAGGAAGGGAGATAAGGTTGAAGAGAAAGCAAAAGCGGCGAATGAGAAGAAGGCGGATGGTGCTGCATCTGTGAAGGTTGAGGACAAGGGAATTAGGAGGCGGAGGACACAAGAAAGAGGCGGGCGGAGAGGGACAAGCACGAGGGGCAGGAATGCAGCAAAGCCAACGAAGCCGCATGAGTATGGCATCAATGAACTCAGTTCGCATGATGGTTTAGAGGCTTTGGAAgcggagaaggagaagaaagaaaacaggaGGAAGAAGCAAGGCGCAGCGAGGTTCTTGAAGCGAATGAAGCAGAACTCGCCGAGCACTGAAGTGAAGAAGGAGACATCGGATGGTTCTGAGGATGATAGCGAGGAAAGCGAGgacgagaagaagaagaagaagccaacGATGAGGAGTAGGAAGAAGCCGGAGGTTGAGAGGAATGAGAGGGTGACGCGGAGTTCAACGGGAAGTGGGGGAGGGAGGGGAGGGGGAAGGAGGTGTCAGGAGAGCAATGGGAGGGGAAGAAGAGGGGTAGGGAGGCCACCGAAGAGGCCGGAGACTGCGGCGGCAGAAGCggggaggaggaagagagggagagagaatggGGAGGCTGATCAGGTGGGGAGTACAGGGAGGCGGAGAAAGCGTACAAGGAGGTGA